The DNA region ATCATAGGACATGCGCTCGACCTTCAACTCGGGTCGCGTGAACAGCCCATGCTGGCCCCAAACATGCAGGCGGATACCGTAAGCCATTATCCCTCGTGATTTTTGTCAGCTTATCGCGCAGAGTGGAGCAGGCAAGCGGAAATCCGCCTAAAATTGCATCAATCACCAGATCGACTGCTCGGTCCCCAGATATTCCGCATGCTCCCACCACAACCCGCTGTCCGCATGATAGAGCGCGGTATTGTCCAGCACGCAGAACTGATCCCCCCGCAACGCAGGCTGGTGAAAGGACGCATGGCCTGCCTCGACCAGCAGCGCGCGCGCCTTGGCGGGCACTTGGACGATATAGACTTGCAATGCCCGTGCCAGCTTGCCGGAGGGGATATTCTCAAAGGCCAGTTGCCGGATCGCTTCGACCGCCGCCGCATCGCCGGGAACGATGACCGGTACCATGGTGGTTTCGATCATGCGGAAATCCTCGGCCATGCTGCGGAAGGGGAAATCCGTGCCGCTGCGGCCAAGGACCATCCGATCAACCATCGACTGCCCCAGCCGCGCGGACCCGGCCTGCCAATAGACATGTTCGAACCAGTCGCGGATCGCGGCGGGGGACAGCAGGTCGTCATGCCGCCCGGCGATGCTGCGCATCGCTTCGGCCAGTTTTCGAACCTCATCTGGCATCGGACGACCTGGGGCCGAGAACACCGTCAGCGTGCTGTCCTCGACCGGCCATTCGCCATTTCGGGACACCCTGCCTGCGGCCTGTACGCAGCTATCCAGCCCCGTCTCGGCCCGCCAGCCCTTGGGAAACGACAGATCCACGCCTGCCTCGATCAGGCTAGTTGCGATCAGCCGGCAGGGCATGCCGGATTTCAGGCGCGCGCGGATCTCCTCCAGAATGGTGCGCCGATGCACCGGATATTGCCGCGTGGTCAGATGGACCAGCCCCTCGAACTCCTCGGCTCTGGCCGCATTGAACAGTTCCAATGCATGGGCACGGCTGTTGACGATGACCATCCCTTGCGGCGTGTCGCGCAAGGCCTCGATGAGGGCATCGTCGTCCATTTCGCCCCCCTGCACGATCCGGGCGCGGCGCAATTCGCGGGCGAGCCGCACCGGATCGGGCGCCAGTTCACGGCCCTCCAGCGGCAAGCCACCCTGCTTCAGCTGGCGGCTGTCGAAGGCGGGCTGCGTCGCCGTGCAAAGCACAACCGAACAGCCGTAATGCGCACAGAGCGTGTCGATCATCCGCAGCGCGGGCATCAGCAGCTTGCGCGGCAGGGCCTGCGCCTCGTCCAGAACGATCACCGAACCGGCGATATTGTGCAGCTTGCGGCAGCGCGAAGGACGCGCCGCGAAAAGGCTTTCGAAGAACTGCACATTGGTCGTGACGACCAGAGGCGCGGCCCAGTCCTCCATGGCGAGGCGCAGCTTGTCCTTGCGCTCCGGGTTGGTCCTTTCGTCGTCGATGGCCGAATGATGTTCCAACACCGCATCGCCGAAAAGGCCGCGGAAAATACCCGCGGTCTGGTCGATGATCGAGGTATAGGGGATCGCGAAGATAATCCTGCGATGCCCATAACGCGCCGCGTGGTCCAGCGCAAAACCTAGTGAAGCCAGCGTCTTGCCGCCGCCGGTGGGCACGGTCAGCGTGAAAAGCCCCGGCGTCATCGCCGCAGCCTGCCGGACATGGATCAGGATCTCGGCGCGCAGGCGGTTGATGCGGCCATTCTGGCGAAATCCCTCCATATGCGCATTGAAGGCGTCTCTCCATTCCGGCAACAGATCGGCTAGGGCCGGCCAGCCGCGATCCGGCCGCGTGCCGTTCAGTCCGGCATAGAAGGACTCGGTGTCACGGAAATCCGCGTCAACCAGACAGGAAAACACCATGCGCGCCGCGACCGACAGGTCGAAGCCGCAAGATGACGGGCGCATCAGCTTAGCCAGTTCCCTGGCGACCGAGCCAAAATCTGGGCTGGTCGCGGCCGAGATTTCCGGCGCGATCGGGTCGCGGAAGGTCTCAAGCCGGCGCTCCATACTGCTGTCGGCGCCATGGCGATCAGGCAACCCGGCGTGATGGCCCATGATGGCATAGCCGATCACTTCAGAAATTGGCCGCAAACCGGCAGGCGTCCGGGCATGCAGCAGGGCAGCCCCAGCCGTCGAATGATCCACACGCAATTTTTCGCCGGACAGGATGCGATCAAAGGCGGGGTCATATTTGCCAAAGTCGTGGAAAAGGCCAGCCATAGATGCCGCCGCCCGCAACCCGAGGGGTACGGCGCGCCCAGCAGCCAGAGCGGCGGTATTTTCTAGATGGTCGGTCAGCAATTGCCAATCGCTTCGATCCTCATGAATACCCGTATGCGCATAGTGTTTCAAAATCTTCATTCCTCCAGCCGCAGGCTATTGACTGGTAATGATTCGAGCAACGAGTATTACCAGTGTTTGCGGCAGAGCTGCTCCAACCCGCAAACCAGTGCTTTCTTACAGTCAGGACTCACAACCAATAGATGACGGTGGCTGCCAAGGCGCAGGCTGAGAGAAACAGGATCGGGCAGCGATCATAGCGGGTTGCAATCCGACGCCAGTCCTTCAGTCTGGCGAACATGTTCTCGATCCTGTGGCGTTGACGGTAGAGGTCGGCGTCGTGTGGGATCGGCACCTTCCGGGCTTTTCGGGATGGGATACAGGGTGAAATCCCCATGTCGATCAGCGCATTGCGAAACCAGTCGGCATCGTCGCCCCGGTCGGCAAGCAATGCCCCGGCTGGAGGGATGGAGGACAGGAGCGCCCCCGCCCCGATGTAATCCGAGGTCTGCCCCGCCGACAGGAACATCCGGATCGGACGGCCCTTCGCATCGGCCAGGACATGCAGCTTCGAGTTCAGTCCGCCTTTCGTGCGCCCGATCAGCCGTCCGCGTCCCCCTTTTGGAGCCCCAGGCTCGATGCCGTCCGGTGCGTTTTCAGATGTGTCGCGTCGATCATCACCGTGTCGGTTTCCTGCGCCTGCCCGGCCAGTTCGGTCATGATGGTGGCAAACACCCCCATCCGGCTCCAGCGCTTCCAACGGTTGTAGAGCGTCTTCGCGGGACCATAGGCGGCAGGCGTGTGCTTCCACATCAACCCATTGCGTTGAATGAAGATTATGCCGCTCGGCACGCGCCGGTCGTCAACGCGCGGCCTGCCTCGTGATTTCGGAAAGAACGGCCGTAACCGCTCCATCTGCGCATCGGTCAGCCAGAAAAGTTCGTCCATCATCCCTCTTCATGTCGGGAGGGTAGAATCATGACGTTAGACTGCGCTCAAGTGAATTTATGGGTCCTGACCGTAGGATGCGGGCGATCCGAATGGACAAGGTAGAAAATTACGATACCGAGAACCCGAAATCCAACGCGTTTTATAATCCGAAGACCAAACACGATCTTGCCCAGCATCCCAATATCCTGCCGGATCGCCATATTATGTATTATCGACTTATGTATTATCGACGGATCCGCCGCTCTCTACGCTATTATCAGTCCGCTCTCGCTACGGAGATGCGATGCCGTGAGGCGCCCACCACACATCAAATCAATATCGCCTATAGCGGCACGCCTCGGCATATTCGCGGTATTTTCCCGGACGTCCTCCAGCCCGATGGCGGGGGTGGAAGCAGCAGCCAAGACGCCCAGCATCACCACAGCCCACGCAATCATGGCAGCGATTTTCATGGAA from Paracoccus aminovorans includes:
- a CDS encoding IS5 family transposase (programmed frameshift), with product MDELFWLTDAQMERLRPFFPKSRGRPRVDDRRVPSGIIFIQRNGLMWKHTPAAYGPAKTLYNRWKRWSRMGVFATIMTELAGQAQETDTVMIDATHLKTHRTASSLGAPKGGRGRLIGRTKGGLNSKLHVLADAKGRPIRMFLSAGQTSDYIGAGALLSSIPPAGALLADRGDDADWFRNALIDMGISPCIPSRKARKVPIPHDADLYRQRHRIENMFARLKDWRRIATRYDRCPILFLSACALAATVIYWL
- a CDS encoding CRISPR-associated helicase/endonuclease Cas3, with protein sequence MKILKHYAHTGIHEDRSDWQLLTDHLENTAALAAGRAVPLGLRAAASMAGLFHDFGKYDPAFDRILSGEKLRVDHSTAGAALLHARTPAGLRPISEVIGYAIMGHHAGLPDRHGADSSMERRLETFRDPIAPEISAATSPDFGSVARELAKLMRPSSCGFDLSVAARMVFSCLVDADFRDTESFYAGLNGTRPDRGWPALADLLPEWRDAFNAHMEGFRQNGRINRLRAEILIHVRQAAAMTPGLFTLTVPTGGGKTLASLGFALDHAARYGHRRIIFAIPYTSIIDQTAGIFRGLFGDAVLEHHSAIDDERTNPERKDKLRLAMEDWAAPLVVTTNVQFFESLFAARPSRCRKLHNIAGSVIVLDEAQALPRKLLMPALRMIDTLCAHYGCSVVLCTATQPAFDSRQLKQGGLPLEGRELAPDPVRLARELRRARIVQGGEMDDDALIEALRDTPQGMVIVNSRAHALELFNAARAEEFEGLVHLTTRQYPVHRRTILEEIRARLKSGMPCRLIATSLIEAGVDLSFPKGWRAETGLDSCVQAAGRVSRNGEWPVEDSTLTVFSAPGRPMPDEVRKLAEAMRSIAGRHDDLLSPAAIRDWFEHVYWQAGSARLGQSMVDRMVLGRSGTDFPFRSMAEDFRMIETTMVPVIVPGDAAAVEAIRQLAFENIPSGKLARALQVYIVQVPAKARALLVEAGHASFHQPALRGDQFCVLDNTALYHADSGLWWEHAEYLGTEQSIW